One genomic window of Halorubrum hochsteinianum includes the following:
- a CDS encoding DUF6663 family protein has protein sequence MDPTTSGRFRVHDRRQRPDIDGDADAGTDSTPTADAEEFVLVELADGPVDPTDPDAEDRYDPLYAAAEGYEGDLADAVDGLRPGFVVDATLAWTDGSARFREVEVVRETRFRFADGVEGMFEAAVETWEQIRAEGEPVGSITTRSNDGDPNGALYLFADGPSGDTFEEVRSGRLPIEPLVARVNDSREDDDPREVFALRPAAHEFVAVYVVFDRDGVLAQTVRDTYDLGPGLAAGLDASYPTDGDDSGGDDLGGDDLGGDDLGGDDFGGDDLDAGDEDGDDFDALDRL, from the coding sequence ATGGACCCGACGACGAGCGGCCGGTTCCGCGTCCACGACCGCCGCCAGCGGCCGGACATCGACGGCGACGCGGACGCGGGGACCGACTCGACCCCGACGGCCGACGCCGAGGAGTTCGTCCTCGTCGAGCTCGCCGACGGCCCGGTCGACCCGACCGACCCCGACGCCGAGGACCGGTACGACCCCCTGTACGCGGCCGCGGAGGGGTACGAGGGCGACCTCGCGGACGCGGTCGACGGGCTCCGCCCCGGCTTCGTCGTCGACGCGACGCTCGCGTGGACCGACGGCTCCGCCCGCTTCCGCGAGGTCGAGGTCGTCCGCGAGACGCGGTTCCGCTTCGCCGACGGGGTAGAGGGGATGTTCGAGGCGGCCGTCGAGACCTGGGAGCAGATCCGCGCCGAGGGGGAGCCGGTCGGCTCGATCACGACCCGCTCGAACGACGGCGACCCCAACGGCGCGCTGTACCTCTTCGCGGACGGCCCCAGCGGCGACACCTTCGAGGAGGTCCGGTCGGGCCGGCTCCCGATCGAGCCGCTCGTCGCGCGCGTGAACGACTCCCGCGAGGACGACGACCCGCGGGAGGTGTTCGCGTTGCGCCCGGCGGCACACGAGTTCGTCGCCGTCTACGTCGTCTTCGACCGCGACGGCGTCCTCGCGCAGACGGTCCGGGACACGTACGACCTCGGTCCCGGCCTCGCCGCCGGACTCGACGCGAGCTACCCGACCGACGGCGACGACTCCGGCGGAGACGACCTCGGCGGAGACGACCTCGGCGGAGACGACCTCGGCGGAGACGACTTCGGCGGAGACGACCTCGACGCCGGAGACGAAGACGGCGACGACTTCGACGCGCTCGACCGCCTGTAG
- a CDS encoding methyltransferase domain-containing protein — translation MGILEDKSNARLFYKYLSKVYDQINSFNWNEEMRAEALSWLEFGDDPKVLDVGCGTGFGTEGLLEHADDVHGLDQSIHQMEKAFEKFGRHDRVNFYRGDAERLPFRDDAFDVVWSSGSIEYWPNPVEGLRELRRVAKPGGQVLVVGPDYPHNPVLQRVADAIMLFYDADEADQMFAEAGYEEFEHHIQQATPQSPRAITTVARVPGGDEADDADGDEADGDETNADE, via the coding sequence ATGGGGATCCTCGAGGACAAGTCGAACGCCCGGCTCTTCTACAAGTACCTCTCGAAGGTGTACGACCAGATTAACAGCTTCAACTGGAACGAGGAGATGCGCGCGGAGGCGCTCTCGTGGCTGGAGTTCGGCGACGACCCGAAGGTACTCGACGTGGGGTGTGGCACCGGGTTCGGCACCGAGGGGCTGCTCGAACACGCCGACGACGTCCACGGGCTCGATCAGAGCATCCACCAGATGGAGAAGGCGTTCGAGAAGTTCGGGCGACACGACCGCGTGAACTTCTACCGCGGGGACGCCGAACGCCTCCCGTTCCGCGACGACGCGTTCGACGTGGTCTGGTCGTCCGGGTCGATCGAGTACTGGCCGAACCCCGTCGAGGGACTCCGGGAACTCCGTCGCGTCGCGAAGCCCGGCGGACAGGTGCTCGTCGTCGGTCCCGACTACCCGCACAACCCGGTCCTCCAGCGGGTGGCCGACGCGATCATGCTGTTCTACGACGCCGACGAGGCCGACCAGATGTTCGCCGAGGCCGGCTACGAGGAGTTCGAACACCACATCCAGCAGGCCACCCCGCAGAGCCCGCGAGCGATCACGACCGTCGCTCGGGTCCCGGGCGGCGACGAGGCGGACGACGCGGACGGCGACGAAGCCGACGGCGACGAGACGAACGCCGACGAGTAG
- a CDS encoding type IV pilin N-terminal domain-containing protein, with protein MAPVAGVLLIAITVVLAGGVATATLDAPTEPAPSAVLSLSATDDRVSIYHRGGDPIDVAAATVRVRVDGEPLDEQPPVPFFSAAGFRPGPTGPFNAASDDAWRAGDTATFRVAGTNDPTLAPGRTVTVEIAVDGQPVASLETVVESE; from the coding sequence ATCGCTCCCGTCGCGGGCGTGCTGCTGATCGCGATCACGGTCGTGCTGGCCGGCGGCGTCGCGACCGCGACGCTCGACGCGCCGACCGAACCGGCACCGTCGGCGGTGCTGTCGCTGTCAGCGACCGACGACCGCGTCTCGATCTACCACCGCGGCGGCGACCCGATCGACGTCGCGGCCGCGACGGTCCGCGTCCGCGTCGACGGCGAACCGCTCGACGAGCAGCCGCCGGTCCCGTTCTTCTCGGCGGCCGGGTTCCGTCCGGGGCCGACCGGCCCGTTCAACGCCGCCAGCGACGACGCGTGGCGGGCCGGCGACACGGCGACGTTCCGCGTCGCCGGGACCAACGACCCGACGCTCGCGCCGGGCCGGACGGTGACCGTCGAGATCGCGGTCGACGGGCAACCGGTCGCGTCGCTGGAGACGGTCGTCGAGTCCGAATGA